In the genome of Hevea brasiliensis isolate MT/VB/25A 57/8 chromosome 14, ASM3005281v1, whole genome shotgun sequence, the window TACCCTCCCTCTGGAGCCCATCAAGCTTCTCCTCATAGGTCCAATTCTCTTCCCTCAGATCGTGAAAGGTCAGTTTGAAGTCCTTAAATATTCCATGCTTATGCAGTTTtgtttgttttttaattttttgattacAATTAAATATTAATAGTTTGTCTTTGATGAGCTTTTGTTAGATTGGTTTTATGTTTGATGTTTTATAACTTTGATTTGTTCATATTGTCATCATGGCATGACAGTCTAGTAGATTTGATGGGATTCAATTATTTGTTATTATCTTGATGTAATTATCATTCTTATGCCTTGGATTTCTGCATTGTAATTGTTGATTTCTATTTTATGTATGCTTATTTCTGGTAAGACATGAACTGAAAATGTGGGAATTAACGTGTTAGTAGTTTTCCATGTCTATCTTTAAGACATTGGTGGGAATTGTCAAGAGACATTAATATTAGGACTATTTTAATTTGGTAATATATTTTGTTTTGTTCCCCTTAGCATCACCCAGTGTGCAGGAGGTGTTTCCTCTCTATATTCACTTCATTCATTACAACAATGGTTCATTTTACCAATAAAATGGAAGACTTTGGGTATAAAAAATTCTCTAGTTTGAAAAATGTTTCGTTGTAAAAACCAAAGTAGCAATTTCAATTCTCTCAAGAAGGTGAAATCAAAAGTTAAAAGGATTAATCTTTTTTGCCTCATAAGTCATAAGTAATTTGTTGTGCTTTTTGGAGATTAAGGAACTGTCAAGTAATTCTGAATTCTTTTATCTGTACTTGATTGCACACAAAATTTTACCTTGTGTGTGGCACAACAGAAGGCTTGATGCCTATCACTGAAATAGATAATCATTACTAGATCTTAGGCATTTGGCATAGCTGCTGCTCCAagttccaaaattttaatttacagaaAACACTCAAAAGTTTGTTTTCCTATTCTGCATGCTGTTAAGCATGTTATTGTCCTGCTTTTCATGTATGGTTTGAGTTTGACTAGCATAGTCATGGCAGATACGTGGCTGAATTATTGGCAGAGAGGCAAAAGTTGGTACCATTTATACAAGTTCTACCACAATGTAGCAGGCTTCTTAATCAAGGTAATTGGACTATGACCTATGCTTTGCTTTACAATGTGGTTTATTGACATGGGCCAATGTTGGTAGCATCACAGGTTTGCTCTCTGCTTTTGGATTAATGCTATTATGGTGGGTTATGTTTGTGTGTGTGCATGATACTTAAAAGCATCATTTACACACTGTTTCTGTAATTCAGAAGCAGTTTGGTTCTCATTTATGCATTATTGTTTCGTCTTGATGCTTGTACCAATGTACATGCCTCAATTCAGTAGTCTTCTTTTCCATGCATCTGTCCTTGTCTGGTTGGAGTCATAAGTGTGCATGCAAATAATagaacatgaaaattaaaataagtcttTTATTCTCTGGCAATATATCACTGATCACTCACTGCCATGTGATAGTCAAACTATGTGAGGAGTAAAATGATGTAATACTTTTCTGTACATTAACTATTAGCCATTCCTAACTGTTTCATACTACATTGTTCTGTGATGTCAATGCAGAAATCAGACGAGTATCAGGTTTCAGTCAAAGTTTTGTAGATCATGAAAGATATGAACACGAGAGTCCATATAGGTCATTAGGCCAACAGCCAAATGGAAGATCAATGGATTTGGAGGCGTGGTCTGGGATGCAAACAGAGGTTGTGCTAGTTATAGTTTCATACCTGGTGTGGATGTTATTATACTCTATATGATTGCATCTTTAGCCTCCATGTGGTAGTCTTGAGCTTACAAGGTGCTGGCCTAGTTTTTAATGTGCATCATCTTCTATAATTAAATCTGAACTTCTGAAATTTGACATTTGAATTGCTATATTCTTCCTCGTACCAATTTTGGAGCTTCTTCTTTGTTAGTTGTGCTTATTAAGCAGAATAATGTGTTCAATTTCTTGTTTGTTCATTTCAATCAGTCTTTGCATCATATTTTCATGTATTCTCACAACCATCTTGTACCTATTCATGTGCTTTATAGTGAGAAGGCTAATCTAGGGCAGGAGTTGTTCCATTAGGAGTTCATTAAATATTTTTACTTGGATTTCTTTTTTTCTTAGTGTAATCAATCAATAACATTTGTTGTAAACTGAGTATGCTTGAGGAACTTGCAATCAAAAAGAATAAAGTGACTAAAAGTTTATTTGGCTTCTTTATAAATTTGCTCAATTTGTTGTACATTGTGTTTCATTGTTCTCTCTGATGTTTGTGAAATCTTCAGAATTTGTGTTGCATTAAGAGACCATGTAAGAAATTGCTATGAAGTTGTTCCATTGTGTCTCCAATTAGACAGTAGGAGGCTATTTCCTccaattgagaagcaaattttatCTGTATGCAATTTCTAAATCAATTCTTTTTTTGTTCTCGTAAATATTGAATTTTATCTAATTGATAACTGGAGGaacattttctattttgaatctgTGGAATATTTGGACTTTGGACGAAGAATAATTTATGGCTTTGAGGCTATCCCCCTTACAAAAAAATACCAACTGAAAAAAAGGGTAAAATTTGATAGGTACCAGTTATCCATTGATATTAATGAGATGGTCACTCAAACTTGCAAAGTTGAATGGTGCCAGTGTGGATAAGTAGAAGACTGAGTTAAAAATTTGCAGTCTTCTAAATATTTGAGTAATTTGTCAATAATAAGAGGATAGTTGTTAGGCCTCACAAGGTTGGGTGACAGACAAATCGGATAATCCATTATGAATGAGTGGAGGTAAGATAGAAAGAACATCGCTTGACTGACTGCATCCCTAATCAGCTTCTACTATTTCGTTTGGTTAAATTATGCATATTGATTGACTGAAGTCTTTGGGATGGGACCCTCTTGGGGGTGGATGTATGTTGGCATGTTCTTTGTGGCTAAGCTGGGGTCCCCAGGTGATGACAGAATAGATGAATATGGAAATTTTCACCATTTATGAGGTCTTTTTCAGTGATGTTGATGGGCTACTGGTGTTATTCTTTCTAgtgtatatatattgtttgatGCTGGACAAATGTTAAACACCGATATTCTGATTCTGGAAAGTGCTAATTTAAATAACAACTGTTTATTTGAAACCTGTAAGTGTATAATTAGCCCTTATTTTCACTGTCTGTTGATATCCCGCTGAGAAGTTGAAGTTGGATTTGCTTGAGTATCGCCATGCATTAGGCAGTTTGCGGGTGGTTAGACCCATTGTGTGATTGTCCAAGGATGTCTCCTATGGAAGATCAATTCATTTACAGCGTTGTGGTCTGTTtggtaaggaaagaaagaaaagatttCTTCAAGGGATGGAAGAAGTTTGAAGTCACATATTTGGGTTGTTTGGCAGTAGATGGTGGTGGGAATCAGCTTATTGGCTTCTTGAGCTAATTAGTTGTGCATTTATAGAATTCTGTTCTGCCTTTCCTTTTGCATATCTCATGCATGATCTTTTCTTGCTGCACTTAACGTACGATTCTCCTCTTTCCCACAACTCAAAACTAAAAAGACAACTATATTGCTGTTCATTATCTCTCTTTAGAACTGAGAAAGTTTGTCTGTAATCTTGAACAATATATTTGGAATTTCAATTGATGTTGCATTTCTTTTCGTAGGAAAATGGGCATCTTCAAAGAATGGCCTCATTTCAGGCTGCTTCAATGGGCTGGCCTGGGGTCCCTGGAGTCCAAACCACACCTGTCATAAAGAGAGTGGTCAGACTTGATGTCCCCGTTGACAAATATCCAAATGTAAGTCAAGTGGTTTCTGTTGATTTTGAAGTTGAGAATCATTAACCATGTCTAATTCAAATTGTTGGCAGTATAATTTTGTCGGCCGTATATTGGGACCACGGGGAAATTCCTTGAAAAGGGTTGAAGCCATGACAGAATGCAGGGTTTACATACGAGGCAAGGGGTCTGTAAAGGATTCTTTAAAGGTATCATTGGTTATGATATATTCATAATTTGTTAAAGGAGTCTTCTTTGAGTTGCTAATGGATCAGGTTGAACATGGTATGATGAGTTTTGTCATTCTAAACTGCTTGCCCATGAAAATTTTCTGTTTGGTTAAGTTGCATCCAGTCAAATGGATAGCTGTACTTTTTTCATTGATAATTGAATAATTACTTGTATTATTCTTTTTCCATTTCCTTTTACTCCAGTTTTCTAAAGGAAGACATGTTAAACTGTAGGTTTTGCCACAAATAGCTCTTCCCCAACTTTCTTCAATGGTGATGTGCATCTCCTTTTGCATATTTATATTCAAACTTCAAGTCTCATCTGTATAATTATGGAAGTTTGAGTCACTATATTAACATCAGCAATTTTATCTATTGAAGTTATGTCATTATAGAATTTCCTTGGATGGACTTGTAATTGGATAATGTTATTGCTCATGGATGGTTAAAAAGATTATGTTAGTGACACATGAAACAAGGTAAGTGAGGCAAAATTTGGCCTATGTAGCCTGTACATGTTTTTTCTTATTGTTCATACCATTGTAGAACTTGAGAATGCATGTTTTTTCTTATTGTTCATACCATTGTAGTACATGAGAATGCTTGTCCTTTTTCGTCTTCCTATATGAAAATAACCAAGTATATGGATAGTAAGGAGACTGAGTTGGGTTGGGTTAACTCCTTTTAGCAGAGGTTTTGTTTTCCTCTGGATTTAGATGTTTAATTGGTCATTTTATTCATTTCATATTCTCTCCTCATTGGCTTCATCTGTTCTTAGCATTCTCATTGGTTTGGGTTTCCTTGGGTATGGTGTTGTAATGATGGCTCCTTTGTGCAGATCTCAGTAGCTTTTCAGTTGGTTGGTGATTGATTGGGTGTTTACCATGAACTGTGAACAGTGCCATTTAAGGACAAATAGGGAAAAAAAGAGttttttttaatctttgattTGTTGTATACGAACTTTGAATAGGAAGAGAGTGATACTGATTGTTATTTTCTGACgggaataaaaaaaaagaagaaataaaatcTGTTAAAATCTTACTGTTTCACTCCTGAAGTTTATGGATGTGACTTGACTTCAGGGTTTCTCATCAGGTTATTAcctcttattttttattttcctgtGATTTCTTTTCTATgcggttgattttttttttttttttttcttgctggAGTTCAAGTCTGACACTGTTTGATGTGTgaggggggagagagagagagatggtggtggtggtggtggtggcactaCTTTAGGAATGCCTTCCACATCAAATCATAGGCTTCAGTGATGATGTTAACTGCACAACTTAGCAATTGAACTTATTTGTCTGTTAAATAAAGTTGGAGGGCCAAGTTGAGCAGAGTAAAATTATAGGGGATCAGTTGAATGTTTCAATAAATATGTTGGAATTATTTGGCCTCTTCCCTGCTTATTaaaatctatttatttatttaaagaaGATCTTGCTATGATTGGGATGGCTCTATCTGAAATCTTAATTTCTGCTAGGTTCATTTGGCTACTTTTGTACCCGATAAGTTCTCTAAGTCTTATAATTAGCCATTTTTTTTCTTCAGGAGGAGAAACTAAAAGATAAACCTGGATATGAACACCTGAATGAGCCACTGCATGTGTTGGTGGAGGCTGAATTTCCAGAGGATATAATAAATGCCCGCTTGGATCACGCTATAACAATACTAGAAACTCTCTTGAAGCCTGTGGTATGGAAACGAACAGACTAATAGATTTTTCTATGATTTTTCTCAGTTTCTGCTGCTTACATGCTTTCTTTCACTTGTACTAAGTACATTGCTCTCTCTTTGAAGGATGAATCCTCAGATCACTATAAGAAGCATCAACTAAGGGAATTGGCTATGCTTAATGGTACCCTAAGGGAGGAAAGCCCAAGTATGAGTCCAAGCATGAGTCCTAGCATGTCACCCTTTAACACTGCAGGAATGAAAAGGCCCAAGACAGGAAGATAACCTTACATTATGTAGATGGATGATTAGTTAATTGCTGGATGACAGCAACTGATTGATACAAGTCCCTGATAGCTTCTCTTCTTTATGCATTCTATTTCTCACCACCTTGGGAGCTGACTATTCAGGAAAGGCTAATCGCATGGAATCTCAGTTGGGTTCGTTTGGTTTGCTAGATTTGTTCAATATGGTATTGCATTTATCTATAGTATTTATTCTTTGTTTCTTGTATTATTATTTCTTTGAACATGAAATTAGTTATTTCATTGGTTAAATCAGATAATGTGGTGTATTTTCTTAATCTTTTCAAGTCCTGTAACCTCTTAAATGTATTAGGAGACTTGCAGAATTCATGATTGTGTTACTGTTTAATTCTGAAACATTTCTATATTCATTGATCATTGTTCATTGTTCTCTCGAGTCAGTAGCTGTGCAGCTGGCTTCCCAGAGCTTCTGGTTTTTTGTAGTTGCTCATAAACCCTATACCCACTTgtttattcaaaatttatgtgGATATTCAAACCCGTAAATCTTAATTAACCCTAATCCGCATATTTGCCTTGTTAATGCTTACATTAGTAAATAGTAATACCATCATCACCCTATCACTGTTGCCACAtcacaaaattaaatcatttttcggaaaaataattttcttttagaagtttttttttaaattttaacaatcTTATATTAAAAATACAAAGAcacttatatacatatatatatggcacaaatatatataattaatttaatattataattaactaataaaaaatatttttatgaaaaatattaaataatttacagGTATATATTTTCCATATAAAGTTATTTTTCACAAGATAAACAAACAGAGCCTACACTAAGGTCTGATATTTTTGAAATTGAACtagtaatatttaatttaatatagtaTGAATAATCCAAAATTCTCTGCAAGAACAAAAAAGAAATCGATGTGTTTTGGGATGCATAACCTAAAAGAATTTGGGCGAAATTTTAgttattaaacattaaaatggTAAAGCagtttttttaaattacttttttttaataacatttaagtTTCTATTTacttaatgaaaattatttttctgTAAAATATTTTTTGCACTGGTATTTGTAACACTCAGTAAAATtggtaaaaaaaaatatatatttttttgatcaaagaaaaaattaaattattttttaaaaaaatttctattttaaaagagaaaattatttttatttttttaaattttaataatcttattaaaatataatcacACTTATATATACTTGAAAtgaatatatatcattaatttaatattataaccaATTCATAAAATATGACATTTTTTTCCTTAAAAGCTATTTTGGCCTTAATGACAAACAGACGCTTTACGGCTACTTTGCAGAATAGCAAGCAAGTCTATCTTATGGTTAAAAGGTGCATTattccctctcttcttcctcttttttttttccttctttttaaTGACAAACAGttacatgacttagaagcattacacatttctgaagatttaaTCAAAAATCATTCATAATGAAAAAAGCGAATCCatttagccgaccccaaatttttgggataaaggcttaattgagttgagtttaaTGACAAACAGTTgataaaattgtttttaaaaaagaaaatgtcCATAGATTAGCACGGCTGTTAGATTTGGCCATGTTTGAAATTACAATCAAATTGGTTCAATTAAAAacctaaatcaaattaaaataatcaaaattagATTGATTAAAATAGAACTGATCAAAATTTCAACGTCAAAATTGAACTAAACCAAGGCCAGGATGAAACTTTTAGtcaaatttcaattaatcctaGTTATTAAATAATGTTAAATCAAAATAGACCCGAACCAAAACTTTGGGCACTTCTCTTTTTTATGGATAGTTCTTTTTTCCATATTATACTCAATTATCTTGAAGGATAATAGAATATTCTTTGATTTCAAAGGAAAACCAGATTTATGACCACAGAATAATCTCTTTTTTTCCTCTCATCTCAAAGAATATGCTTCGGTCAAGCTTCATCCtttctattaaataaaatatcaaaTTCAAGGGAAGTATCTTCAACAAGTTGAGCATGCAAGAAACCACCAACCGGCGGCTGCGCAGCAGCCAGCAGAACATTGACCGGTGGAGGACCCATTCAAGTAGACTAGAAAACGAATTTGAAGAAGTATTTGATTCTCTTTTACTTTTCTTCCTTTTGATTTTACAAGGGAGATTAGGACCAACCCTGCTTAGTGCTTCGCCAATTCAAAGTTTTCCTAATATCATTCAACGGAGAACCCACAATTTTATATAAACTTCAAACTCAATTTGAACATGAAAGAAGACAGCGATAAAAGGAAATTCAGTGAACAATGTACATCACAATTACTCAGCAAAAAATGCAGCCGTGATACAtgccaacaaaaaaaaaatccttcaCTAAACAAGAAAAAGATCAAGGGTGTGCCCACAAACTCACACTGGTAGAAAATATTGCTTCAAATATAATTTAGCAGATACCGAAATCGTGAACCTGACCTCCAAAACTCAGGGTGAGAGTTGCATCACTTGTCCTTTCCAGTAATAAGAAACGTATACTGCTATTCAAGAATCCTCAGTCAAATCTCTTAATTCTTATACAACTTCAATGTCTATCAGAATAAAGATTTCATTTTTACAATCTGGAGCTCAGACCCCTCATACATCTTATACAAGATAGTATCCTTCTCTTCTCTAGATACTCTAAAGAATCGATATCGATTACAAGTtctaattttgaaaattgattacAGATATCACACTATGTAATTGAGAAACATCTAACCTCAAAGTGGGACATCCCCAAATCCCAATCATGGCCCTCAGGGGAAGGAGTTTTCCTAGTAATAATTCCATTTTAGCCTGCACATCAAAGACAAAAATGGAAACCATTGGTAGCCACAGAGGTAAAATACCATCACTAAATCAAGTATTCAACAGCTCTTGCTAGAATGGAATGCCAAAAAAGTTTAAGTGTAGGATAACAAGGAAAGAAGTAACCTCTTATAAATTTGAATCACAAAATAGAATAGCTTGTATTTAGCAGAAGCTTCATTACATGTGATCATTGATAACAACAAAATACTCATTTGTCTCCTTATTCTTTCTTCCATGTTGGGCCGTAGGAATGGAGCAAAATGATAGATATTAATACAAAATGTGCAAAAATTGTTATGCTGACATCGCAAGGACCTTAGTGATTGAATATACACTCACTATTCATAGAAGTACAGGAAAGAATATTTTTTTTGGTGAGAAAGCTTGTTCACAGTACATTTTACCAATTCCTTaacaaaaacaaaacaaaaaagaagaaaatcTTAACAAATAAAACCAGATATGTCTATAAGAACATTAAACAAGTGAAAGGGAGAGAAGAAAAATTCCAGAAGCCATCAGGCTTCTGTGCGAAAAGACAATGGATAAAGGAGTCAGAGGCTGGATGTTGTAGGGGAAAAGTGATCGATGGATAAATCCTGGAACTCAGATCTAATGGGAAGATAGATAGACATGGAGCAAATATGAGGAAGAGACGGATTGGACATTCATACATATTGCTAGCAACCCCTAATAATGTTATTAAGCATAAGCTTCCTCTCCCACATATTTATACTTTCATTTTGTTCATCCATGTTCAACAATTAATGCTATATGGGTAAAAAAAGGAaaagataaaaatataaaaaaaaagggaCATGATCGCATGCACAGATTAATTCATGAAACAATTTGAAGACCATCAGACTTTTTGGCGTGCATGGACTGCAACTTTGAGTGACTAGAAGACTAGGCCAGGTCTTCACCAAACCCAAAAGTGCAAGCTCCCTCCACACATGCATTTTAGTTTTACTAATTTAATTCAACAGTTTAAGCATCAATCCATAAACAAACTTTATGCCTAAAGCATATTAACAAAGAAACTATAAAATCTCACAAACGGGAACCAAACGCATAAAATTAATAATCGCACCTCAAACTACAATGAATGTAATTTTCAACACTTAAAGCATCAATCCCGCAGCCCAAGTTCAACCTCAAGCTCATCATCCTCTTCAAACAACTTCAGAAGACGAgcatactgctcttctcttttcttcttttgCCAAAATTTGAAAAGGAAAAATGAAAACAACCCTACTGCCACAAACACAAGAAGTATGATGACAATCTTTCTCCCAGTATTGCTACCAGAAGTATGGGCATTGGCCTTTGTGCCATTTTTGGAACTAGATGGATCACCAGAAATGCctgaaaagaggaaatttggaaccAAATGAGTTTATCAGAGATACCCGGAAAGAAGGGAGAGATATCTGAAGCTGCTCAAAATGGTAGCAGCCAATTAAGCATTGTTCCATTTAAGCATATACCTCAATGAAATATCAAATTATGGGGGAAAAAAGTTACCAGCTACCAACTGATCTAAGTCCCAGCTGGaaatcaaatattattcaaatgtTAATATTAGGGGCCAATAGATCATTCCTACCAGTGTATATAAGAAAATGATAGATTTAGCAATAAGGATTTAGGATCAAACTAGTGATTATAGTCAAAGAATATCTCACAAAGTATTGTCATGGTCCTAAAGGAAACCCATTTGATTAATGCCATTATAACCCCCATCCCAAATACAATTATGCCATTCCAGTTAACCCATAAATAGCAACTTCTGAATTCAGACAATTGGATAGTTTCTGGTTTGCTCAAACATATCAGCCGAACTTTTCCTTTTTCATTCACTCAATCCAATCTaagaaacccaaaaaaaaaaaaaaaacattttgttGTTTTAATTTCCCCTGATCAAATTTCTAAAAAGGGCATGACAAAATTAACCAAATAACAGATTTTGATTGAAAAATAAGAAAACTGCATAAAATTAATGAATCATCAACGtgaacatattaaaaaaaaattaaaaagaaaaaaaaagagatctAAAAGACAAACCTGAAATAAATTGCAGAGAAATTGAGGCGAAAAATAATATTAAGGAACGCAAACGCAACGATCTGGTTATTGAGATTGAACTCATCCTTCCCTCCCTTTGTCTCTCAAAGATCTTTTCTTCAATAAATTTTCCCTCGGGGACGGTGGAGAGATCGATGTCTCCTGCAAGCTGCAACTTGAAGCTATCGATTTTTCGAAAaaacaaaattatattatatacgaTGTTTTTATGCCGTCGCCcacaatccaaaaaaaaaaaaaaaaaaaaaaattatatatatatatatatatatatatatatatatatatatatattaaaattaagccTTGAAAAGTTTTATAAACGTGTGCCGCGCATTTTAAAAACTACCGCGTTATCTCTTTTTATCTATATATTACATATTCcggaaaaaaaaatctatatattatatatctcttttatctatatttttaaatttatatataaaaattaaattattatatcaaatattaatttttatcaaaatatttttaaatttaattattaaaatcttatctcacttattaaaatttaaaatttttataggtttataaatttaaatattaaaaaaatacttaaatatttttaaaaatattttttataattaaaatataaaaattttaataatttatataatatataaatgtgtgaatggagggaaaatattaattttatctaaattgcctttattatttataatatttataattatattttttattatttaatttaattttaaaatttatataaatatttacataattttagagtttatataattttaaaatttttaattctgtttatttaaattctacttaattaaatatttattataatataatttataataaaattttataaaaatacttttatgatttatattatttataaaaataaataatattttatttttatgaataatttttttaatgaatcttaataaatttttatctctatcttaattataattatttataaaaatattttatataaaaaaatttatatttttaattatagatatatttctAAAACCTTTTATTATTGTCTTAATATATAAGTTAGtacatgtgtgtgtatatataaacattagaaaaatattataaaaaattaatattcattgatttataaaaaaataattataatatgaaatatgtaataaaattatgtgaatttaaaatttttaaataatacataatcacatatataaaaaaaattatatatatataaaaaatttaaataaataaatatatattatttaaaaaattgagtttaattataaaattaatataattcatAGGATCACTAGAATTTATaatactattttttttatttgaaatagtgcattattaaaaatttaaaaatattaatgtgtatatatatagaaaaatataataattttttagtattaTAAACTTATGTTAACTTGATAAATAGTAAAcatatataaaaagaattaagaattatattttgaatatagaattattattttaatttaataaatttatatttaaatataaatataaaataatatttgatgTAAAAAGAGTCtaatttttatatgaatataagtattatattatttaacaaaatttttatttttttggatttaacaacttttttttattgaaatttaatgtttattgttagaaagataattataaaaattttaattttaaaatacaatataagttagtttgataaaatattttattttaaatcaaataattatttacaattttttactaTAAACATTCcacttaaaaataataatatactaatattagtatttttcattatattaacatgatttttttattttttataaaaaaagaaattttacttaTTAATTTATTGGTGTTAATATATTTGTcaatcttatttaattttttttatatcataagaaaatatgaaattatgtaaaatattatatatcaaataaaaatgaataatattgatatttattaATATGAGTATTCACAATTAATTTTACCAAATAAGATAAgaatagaaaaataattaaaaacaaaaaatatcaatgaaattatataaaattaaatttattttactattatatttataaattattaaataaaattgaaaaaacatTTAAATTTTTTACACTGGTTTtatatgttttataaaaattataaaatgttaaaatctaattaataattcatgaaaatatatgaattaataaaataataaataattaaatttatatatttataaaacactaattataaaattatattat includes:
- the LOC110652551 gene encoding KH domain-containing protein At1g09660/At1g09670 isoform X1, coding for MGERILPGSYFQYPPSGAHQASPHRSNSLPSDRERYVAELLAERQKLVPFIQVLPQCSRLLNQEIRRVSGFSQSFVDHERYEHESPYRSLGQQPNGRSMDLEAWSGMQTEENGHLQRMASFQAASMGWPGVPGVQTTPVIKRVVRLDVPVDKYPNYNFVGRILGPRGNSLKRVEAMTECRVYIRGKGSVKDSLKVLPQIALPQLSSMEEKLKDKPGYEHLNEPLHVLVEAEFPEDIINARLDHAITILETLLKPVDESSDHYKKHQLRELAMLNGTLREESPSMSPSMSPSMSPFNTAGMKRPKTGR
- the LOC110652551 gene encoding KH domain-containing protein At1g09660/At1g09670 isoform X2; amino-acid sequence: MGERILPGSYFQYPPSGAHQASPHRSNSLPSDRERYVAELLAERQKLVPFIQVLPQCSRLLNQEIRRVSGFSQSFVDHERYEHESPYRSLGQQPNGRSMDLEAWSGMQTEENGHLQRMASFQAASMGWPGVPGVQTTPVIKRVVRLDVPVDKYPNYNFVGRILGPRGNSLKRVEAMTECRVYIRGKGSVKDSLKEEKLKDKPGYEHLNEPLHVLVEAEFPEDIINARLDHAITILETLLKPVDESSDHYKKHQLRELAMLNGTLREESPSMSPSMSPSMSPFNTAGMKRPKTGR
- the LOC110652597 gene encoding uncharacterized protein LOC110652597 gives rise to the protein MSSISITRSLRLRSLILFFASISLQFISGISGDPSSSKNGTKANAHTSGSNTGRKIVIILLVFVAVGLFSFFLFKFWQKKKREEQYARLLKLFEEDDELEVELGLRD